One stretch of Nitrospirota bacterium DNA includes these proteins:
- a CDS encoding glycosyltransferase family 39 protein — MTTTDRSHHALLFLALLALSGLLFFLGLGDMGLTDRDEGRNAEAGREMFESGDRLTPTFNGELRVAKPVFLYWLMDQSYRLFGVGEFAARFPSALFGVGLILITYLFLLHQRDRTVALFGALMLLLNLEILGLGRMALTDSVLIFFTTASLYGFWLGLHGEGRIRHWIWVFYIGMALATLTKGPVGFAVPLIVAALYLTWTRRWQDYWHKGFPLAGMLVFILLAAPWYAAMLLVHGDAYATGAKAHTIGRFLSPMEGHHGTIFFYLPVLLLGFFPWSALLPVPLYRTLKDWYVARRDRTQPDQTGPSELDLFAALWVVGVFLFFTASSTRLPHYIGPLFPAAALLAASYWSRCLQDPTTKGIRGSIHLMMGLGYLLAIGFACVPTLYANYASKMVREFPLAGQVGLGIGPYVAATLLLLGMGLVGYLGLNEERRGGAFWAAGATLAGLVLTVIVIATPPINRFVIAPPQELAYAAGLNLEPQDLFIAYGTVRPSSVFYARRPTVFVPFGEEDKIREALKGPKKVMILLPETAQSKLPAEAVTLVPILKRYGYILLAKQPMVTIPEGAAPPPPPTVFGH, encoded by the coding sequence ATGACCACCACTGACCGCTCACACCATGCGTTGCTCTTCCTCGCACTCCTGGCACTGTCGGGACTGCTGTTTTTCCTGGGACTCGGCGACATGGGGCTGACCGACCGTGACGAGGGACGGAACGCCGAAGCCGGACGGGAAATGTTCGAATCGGGGGATCGCCTGACACCGACATTCAACGGTGAGCTGCGCGTCGCAAAACCGGTCTTTCTCTATTGGTTGATGGATCAGTCCTATCGCCTGTTCGGCGTCGGTGAGTTTGCCGCACGGTTCCCCTCGGCCCTCTTCGGCGTGGGCTTAATCCTCATCACTTATCTCTTTCTCCTGCACCAGCGTGATCGAACCGTTGCGCTCTTCGGCGCCTTGATGCTCCTGCTGAACCTGGAAATTCTTGGACTCGGGCGCATGGCCCTGACCGATAGCGTCTTGATTTTCTTCACCACAGCCTCGCTGTACGGTTTCTGGCTGGGGCTGCATGGGGAAGGTCGCATACGCCATTGGATCTGGGTCTTCTATATCGGAATGGCGCTCGCCACGCTGACGAAGGGACCGGTCGGATTCGCTGTGCCCCTCATCGTTGCGGCGCTCTACCTCACCTGGACGCGCCGGTGGCAGGACTATTGGCACAAAGGATTTCCCCTGGCAGGCATGCTGGTGTTTATTCTCTTGGCCGCTCCCTGGTATGCGGCCATGCTCCTCGTCCATGGCGACGCCTATGCCACAGGCGCCAAAGCCCATACGATCGGCCGATTCTTGAGTCCGATGGAAGGCCATCATGGGACCATCTTTTTCTATCTCCCAGTCCTGCTCCTAGGCTTTTTCCCTTGGAGTGCGCTCCTTCCAGTCCCGCTCTATCGCACGCTCAAAGATTGGTATGTCGCACGCCGTGACCGCACTCAGCCTGATCAGACAGGGCCATCGGAACTCGACCTCTTTGCGGCCCTATGGGTCGTGGGCGTCTTTCTGTTTTTCACCGCGTCGTCAACGCGCTTGCCCCACTATATCGGTCCCTTGTTTCCTGCCGCCGCCTTGTTGGCGGCTTCGTACTGGTCGCGCTGTCTGCAGGATCCGACCACCAAAGGGATTCGAGGATCCATTCACCTCATGATGGGACTGGGCTATCTCTTAGCGATCGGCTTTGCCTGCGTCCCCACACTCTATGCCAACTATGCCTCGAAGATGGTGCGGGAGTTCCCCCTCGCCGGACAGGTCGGTCTTGGAATCGGCCCCTACGTGGCCGCGACCCTCTTATTACTCGGCATGGGCTTGGTGGGATATCTTGGATTAAACGAGGAACGGCGCGGAGGAGCCTTCTGGGCAGCGGGAGCGACTCTAGCCGGTCTGGTTCTGACCGTCATCGTGATTGCGACCCCGCCCATCAACCGATTTGTGATCGCTCCGCCACAAGAACTGGCCTATGCGGCAGGACTGAATCTGGAGCCCCAAGACCTCTTCATTGCCTATGGGACGGTCAGACCCTCGTCTGTATTTTATGCCAGACGACCGACCGTCTTCGTGCCATTTGGGGAAGAGGACAAGATACGGGAGGCCCTGAAAGGGCCCAAGAAAGTGATGATCTTGTTACCGGAGACGGCACAGTCGAAATTGCCGGCTGAGGCGGTCACCCTGGTCCCTATTCTCAAGCGCTACGGCTACATCCTGCTGGCGAAGCAACCGATGGTGACCATTCCAGAAGGTGCAGCCCCACCACCGCCGCCTACCGTGTTTGGGCACTGA
- a CDS encoding phosphatase PAP2 family protein — MPLTRFVRSLYPPVGSAPNPWLVQFSDLGDRLGKGESLVLLSLLLLAVGYGLKRPQWKDAGWQSLIAHGLVAVVANIVKHVIGRPRPKFMHAGNLELSPAGGSGWDSFPSGHAAAAIAVATVLAAKFPRARWPILVVAVAIAASRIFRGSHYLTDVVGGAALGCVMGAIAVHPWREWRAAAGLALCRMTPYFVVALAFVWTIVQLPSEAWPYQQLLWSGVLLTLAGLVGHVLWAVQSAWRPAWLSGSLTRSFVGLGLGMTTGSLFVTTAVLLVSTAHWLDGLQKQVEPADGHVGVTAALAEGLFIAAMLLVLVASYVLKGIVPM; from the coding sequence GTGCCGCTGACCCGGTTTGTCCGTTCCCTCTATCCTCCGGTCGGTTCCGCCCCTAATCCCTGGCTGGTTCAGTTCAGCGATCTCGGTGACCGCCTCGGCAAGGGGGAGTCGCTGGTGCTCCTGAGCCTCCTGTTGCTGGCGGTCGGGTACGGATTGAAACGCCCGCAGTGGAAAGACGCCGGATGGCAAAGCCTCATTGCACATGGTCTCGTGGCGGTGGTTGCGAATATTGTGAAACATGTGATTGGCCGCCCTCGCCCCAAGTTTATGCATGCCGGAAATCTTGAACTCTCTCCAGCCGGTGGGAGCGGATGGGATTCGTTTCCGTCTGGCCATGCGGCAGCAGCGATCGCGGTCGCCACGGTATTGGCCGCGAAGTTTCCGCGAGCGAGATGGCCCATTCTCGTTGTCGCTGTGGCGATTGCTGCCAGCCGGATTTTTCGCGGGTCTCACTATCTGACCGACGTAGTTGGAGGAGCGGCTCTCGGTTGTGTCATGGGAGCGATTGCCGTCCATCCTTGGCGAGAATGGCGGGCTGCGGCTGGACTCGCTCTCTGTCGAATGACGCCGTATTTTGTGGTGGCTCTCGCGTTCGTGTGGACGATCGTGCAGCTCCCGTCGGAGGCCTGGCCCTATCAGCAGTTGTTATGGAGTGGCGTCTTGCTCACTCTGGCGGGACTCGTGGGGCATGTCTTGTGGGCGGTGCAATCGGCATGGCGTCCGGCCTGGCTGTCAGGGTCACTGACTCGTAGTTTCGTGGGACTGGGATTAGGGATGACGACCGGCTCATTGTTTGTGACGACCGCTGTGCTGCTCGTCTCAACGGCTCATTGGTTGGACGGCCTTCAGAAACAGGTCGAGCCGGCGGATGGGCATGTGGGGGTAACGGCGGCCTTGGCGGAGGGGCTGTTCATTGCGGCTATGCTGTTGGTGCTGGTGGCGAGTTACGTCTTGAAAGGCATCGTGCCGATGTAG
- a CDS encoding glycosyltransferase family 2 protein → MTSSSSPWASVIIPIKDERENLVPLLTGLFKVMDSHEASRSRPYEILFVDDGSSDGSSEEMDRLAAQHRQVLVFHLDRNYGKTCALDAGFKQSSGDLIIEIDGDLQQDSDDILKLLPLTASYDLVCGWRQQRQDGFVKKMSSKIANRVRNFFTHDGVHDTGCPLKVFRRPVLERIRLFEGMHRFFPALALMHGFTVTEVPVRHYPRIHGVSKYGMGNRLFKSLYDLIAVRWMQNRVLRYGFRKGEGPGARG, encoded by the coding sequence ATGACATCCTCATCCAGCCCTTGGGCCTCCGTCATCATCCCCATCAAAGATGAACGAGAGAACCTGGTCCCCCTCCTGACGGGCCTCTTCAAGGTCATGGACTCGCACGAGGCCTCACGCTCGCGCCCCTACGAGATTCTCTTCGTGGACGACGGCAGTAGCGACGGCAGCAGCGAAGAAATGGATCGCCTGGCGGCACAACATCGGCAAGTGTTGGTCTTCCACCTCGACCGGAATTACGGCAAGACCTGTGCGCTCGATGCCGGCTTCAAGCAGTCCTCCGGCGACCTCATCATCGAAATCGACGGCGACCTGCAACAGGACAGCGACGATATTCTCAAACTCTTGCCCCTGACCGCCTCCTACGATCTCGTGTGCGGATGGAGGCAACAGCGGCAGGATGGCTTCGTCAAGAAAATGTCCTCCAAAATCGCCAACCGTGTGCGGAACTTTTTCACACACGACGGTGTCCACGATACGGGATGCCCGCTCAAAGTGTTCCGGCGGCCCGTGCTGGAACGTATCCGGCTTTTCGAGGGCATGCATCGATTCTTCCCCGCGCTCGCACTGATGCATGGATTCACCGTCACCGAAGTGCCGGTGCGGCATTACCCTCGTATTCACGGCGTCTCCAAGTACGGCATGGGCAATCGACTGTTTAAATCTCTCTATGATTTGATTGCCGTGCGGTGGATGCAGAATCGAGTGCTGCGGTATGGGTTCAGGAAGGGCGAGGGGCCAGGGGCTCGAGGCTAG
- a CDS encoding lipid-A-disaccharide synthase N-terminal domain-containing protein, whose amino-acid sequence MSIEHIWIAIGFLGQGLFFGRWVIQWIASERTAESQVPIAFWYMSLIGGLITLAYAIYREDPVFISGQGIGTFVYIRNLVLISRANQAKQLANPSAPQS is encoded by the coding sequence ATGAGTATCGAACACATCTGGATCGCCATCGGCTTTCTCGGCCAAGGATTGTTTTTCGGCCGCTGGGTGATCCAATGGATCGCTTCTGAGCGGACGGCGGAGAGTCAGGTTCCGATCGCGTTCTGGTACATGAGCCTGATCGGCGGACTCATCACGCTCGCCTATGCCATCTACCGGGAAGACCCGGTCTTTATTTCGGGGCAAGGCATCGGCACCTTCGTCTATATTCGCAATCTGGTGCTCATCTCCCGTGCCAACCAGGCGAAACAGCTCGCCAACCCATCTGCTCCACAATCATGA
- a CDS encoding response regulator — MIKILVIDDDRMNCELIQSVFTRHGYQVLTATSGIEGLTIFRQHAPRVTILDLRMPEMDGLTVLKEIRAYDPHAPVIILGGGATEEQENQARGLRVTDFIRKGLSLDVLVECVNRVVQLPARPVSALPGAADSAAVADTGETILVVDDEPLVRDLLVQFLSLRGYRALGVKDGAEALSMVEQAPPDLILLDLIMPGMDGAEVLRQLRQREYTGGVIIITGSHDEDRLDEAWVMGPQEVIGKPVDLEQLLTSIQLVLVCREC; from the coding sequence ATGATCAAGATTTTAGTGATCGATGACGATCGCATGAACTGCGAGCTGATCCAGTCCGTGTTCACTCGACATGGGTATCAGGTGTTGACGGCGACGAGCGGGATCGAAGGCCTGACGATCTTTCGCCAACATGCTCCGCGGGTCACAATTCTTGATCTTCGCATGCCGGAAATGGATGGGCTGACCGTTCTCAAAGAAATCCGCGCCTATGATCCCCATGCGCCAGTGATCATCTTGGGAGGCGGGGCGACCGAGGAGCAGGAAAATCAAGCTCGGGGGTTGCGCGTCACCGACTTTATCCGCAAGGGCCTATCGCTTGACGTGCTCGTCGAATGCGTCAACCGGGTGGTGCAGCTTCCGGCTCGACCTGTCTCCGCGTTGCCAGGGGCGGCGGACAGCGCCGCCGTGGCCGATACCGGGGAAACGATTCTCGTCGTCGATGACGAGCCGTTGGTCCGCGACCTGCTTGTCCAGTTTCTCAGTCTCCGCGGTTATCGGGCCCTTGGCGTGAAAGATGGCGCTGAAGCCCTTTCGATGGTGGAGCAAGCGCCGCCCGATCTGATTCTGCTCGATCTGATCATGCCAGGCATGGACGGTGCTGAGGTGCTTCGGCAACTTCGCCAACGCGAATATACCGGCGGGGTAATCATCATCACCGGGAGTCATGACGAAGACCGTCTCGACGAAGCCTGGGTCATGGGGCCGCAAGAAGTCATCGGGAAGCCCGTCGACCTTGAGCAATTGTTGACGTCTATCCAGCTTGTGCTCGTCTGTCGCGAATGCTAA
- a CDS encoding PhoH family protein has protein sequence MRKLKLREGTNTAVLFGHHDRHLKLIEEDLGVRLSARGEELTLDGTPDATRYAERVLTELATLANDGMVLQPEDITHALSALRQSPETPIKELLSSAATIVTKKRFVAPKTPTQKAYIEAIETHDIVIGIGPAGTGKTYLAMAMAVSALMKKEVSRIILARPAVEAGEKIGFLPGDMYAKVNPYLRPLYDALFDMMDMERATRAIERGDIEIAPLGFMRGRTLNDSFVILDEAQNATAEQMKMFLTRLGFHSKVVVTGDITQVDLPPERVSGLIEVREILRDVEGIQFVYFDERDVVRHKLVQDIIKAYDHHQQTIQPSGSSSGTTGRRPSPALHQKPPKPTTPASSLTDSWGQSH, from the coding sequence GTGCGTAAACTAAAACTACGAGAAGGCACTAATACCGCCGTGCTGTTCGGTCACCATGACCGGCACCTCAAGCTGATTGAAGAAGACCTCGGCGTGCGCCTTTCGGCACGAGGCGAGGAACTCACCCTCGACGGTACCCCTGACGCCACACGGTATGCGGAACGCGTCCTGACAGAACTCGCGACTCTTGCCAACGACGGGATGGTCCTCCAGCCGGAGGATATCACCCATGCTTTGAGTGCGCTCCGGCAGAGTCCCGAGACTCCGATCAAAGAACTCCTCTCCAGCGCGGCCACAATCGTCACGAAGAAACGATTTGTCGCGCCGAAAACGCCGACGCAAAAAGCCTACATCGAAGCCATTGAAACCCACGATATCGTGATTGGCATCGGTCCGGCTGGAACAGGCAAGACCTATCTGGCGATGGCGATGGCGGTGAGCGCCTTGATGAAGAAAGAAGTGAGCCGGATCATTCTGGCGCGGCCGGCTGTCGAAGCAGGCGAGAAGATCGGCTTTTTACCCGGCGATATGTATGCCAAGGTGAATCCCTACCTCCGTCCTCTGTACGACGCCTTGTTCGACATGATGGATATGGAGCGGGCTACGCGTGCGATCGAGCGAGGTGATATTGAAATTGCGCCACTCGGCTTTATGCGAGGCCGTACGTTGAATGATTCGTTCGTCATTCTCGACGAAGCGCAGAATGCCACGGCGGAACAAATGAAGATGTTCCTCACGCGGCTCGGGTTCCATTCCAAGGTGGTCGTGACCGGTGATATTACTCAGGTGGATCTGCCGCCTGAGCGGGTCTCCGGCCTGATCGAGGTGCGGGAGATTTTGCGCGACGTCGAGGGCATTCAATTCGTCTACTTCGACGAGCGTGACGTGGTCCGTCACAAGTTGGTGCAGGACATTATCAAGGCCTACGATCATCACCAGCAGACCATTCAGCCTTCCGGTTCCTCATCGGGCACAACGGGGCGGCGACCATCACCAGCGCTGCATCAAAAGCCGCCGAAGCCTACTACCCCTGCCTCATCACTCACGGACTCGTGGGGCCAGTCGCATTAA
- the ybeY gene encoding rRNA maturation RNase YbeY: MQIQVRRVTFDQARLDRQARAILSDVGEAPAELGILFVGDQRMRSLNRQYRGKDRTTDVLAFAMREAPHSSSTVLGDVVIAVPTAVRQAKEGQRSLDEELTVLLVHGILHLCGYDHERSEKEARRMQRRERMILRSLARVPKPANCIR, from the coding sequence ATGCAGATTCAGGTTCGACGTGTCACGTTCGACCAGGCGCGCCTGGATCGACAGGCACGGGCGATTCTGTCCGATGTCGGCGAAGCACCGGCGGAGCTTGGCATTCTGTTCGTGGGCGACCAGCGGATGAGGAGTCTCAATCGTCAGTATCGGGGTAAGGATCGCACGACCGACGTGCTGGCCTTTGCCATGCGGGAAGCGCCCCATTCCTCTTCGACGGTGCTTGGCGATGTGGTCATTGCCGTGCCGACGGCAGTTCGTCAAGCGAAAGAGGGCCAGCGATCGTTGGATGAAGAGCTAACGGTGCTCCTGGTCCACGGCATTTTGCATCTCTGCGGCTACGATCATGAGCGAAGCGAGAAAGAAGCGCGCCGGATGCAACGCCGGGAACGGATGATTCTGCGGTCGCTCGCCCGCGTGCCGAAACCAGCGAATTGTATCCGGTAG
- the ftsY gene encoding signal recognition particle-docking protein FtsY, protein MEWLQKLSDGLTKTRDVLRGSLDRLLGRAADPALLEEFEESLIASDLGVRVVERVMERLKKQLQGTDASQSAQVQKMLRDTLLDVLTPVQGLSLESLLAKGPKPFVILTVGVNGVGKTTTIAKIAQRLVQAGKVPLLVAADTFRAAAIDQLQVWADRVGVDVIRHRHGADPAAVAFDGIAAAKARKVDVVLIDTAGRLHTKSNLMDELRKITRVIAQECPGAPHEVLLVLDATVGQNALFQARQFHQTVGVTGLVLTKLDGTARGGIVVAIAEELKLPVRLIGVGESVEDLQDFKSDAFVDALIGTSPPSSA, encoded by the coding sequence ATGGAATGGCTACAGAAATTAAGTGACGGGCTCACCAAGACACGCGATGTCCTGCGCGGGTCTTTGGATCGGTTGCTGGGCCGTGCGGCGGATCCTGCCCTCTTGGAGGAATTCGAAGAGTCGCTCATTGCCTCCGACCTCGGTGTCCGTGTCGTGGAGCGTGTCATGGAACGCCTGAAGAAGCAGCTCCAAGGGACCGACGCCTCGCAATCAGCGCAGGTGCAAAAGATGTTGCGAGACACGCTGCTCGATGTCTTGACGCCCGTGCAAGGACTGTCGTTGGAGTCTTTACTTGCGAAGGGCCCTAAGCCCTTCGTCATCCTGACCGTAGGGGTGAACGGTGTGGGCAAGACGACGACGATCGCGAAAATTGCGCAACGGCTTGTGCAGGCAGGGAAGGTGCCGTTGTTGGTGGCAGCCGATACCTTTCGCGCGGCGGCAATCGATCAGCTGCAAGTCTGGGCCGATCGGGTCGGTGTCGACGTGATCCGCCACCGCCATGGAGCCGATCCCGCAGCGGTCGCGTTCGATGGGATCGCTGCTGCGAAAGCTCGGAAGGTGGACGTGGTTTTGATCGATACGGCGGGCCGGCTGCACACGAAATCGAATCTCATGGACGAACTCCGTAAGATCACCCGCGTCATCGCGCAGGAATGTCCCGGTGCGCCGCACGAAGTGCTCCTTGTGCTGGACGCCACGGTCGGGCAAAACGCGCTGTTCCAAGCCCGTCAATTCCATCAGACTGTCGGCGTGACCGGTTTGGTTCTGACAAAGCTCGACGGCACCGCTCGCGGAGGGATCGTGGTCGCGATCGCCGAGGAGCTCAAGTTACCCGTGAGACTGATCGGAGTCGGGGAGTCGGTCGAGGACCTGCAGGATTTCAAGAGCGATGCCTTTGTGGATGCGCTCATCGGGACATCGCCGCCGTCATCAGCGTAA
- a CDS encoding M1 family aminopeptidase — protein MMHHDLFVQIVPEQHALIATDRLTLEVAEPQTSIRFSLASTLQVDRVAFVHRSSGTEVLSDDVPYEVEHGSTPESAQHVTIPSQILAAGLVTLEIHYHGVVNDPPRDPRHLRFVTPSETAGHIGPEGVYVSSESHWYPDVPESLGTYTLLVAVPTGWTSVTQGKAGEARACPVGVCRHAGMVMTEWTVPQPSEALTLVANRFVTEFRDWTAKTGQRIQLSTYLFPDDAHLAEEYLEATARYLEAYIPLLGPYPFEKFAVVENFFASGLGMPSFTLLGSGVIKRHYVQPYALGHEIVHSWIGNDVFNRVDRGNWVEGLTTYLANYYWHELMGDSAQARDQRRLMVQGYNLHVPPERDYPVAQFTHKLDEHDNAIGYQKSAMLFHLLRQEVGDETFWRALKSFVGQYRGRHVEWRDLEQVFGEESHQDLRWFFAQWVEQDGAPMLSLSEAVARPVAGKPGQAVQLEATIVQSGKLFRLPLQLLIRMEGDHEEVLTVPLRGLRETIYMTLPARPISIDLDPEFMTFRRIDRQSLPPGLNHYVTDRRRSVVMAFTDEPGHPSLFRDVVARIEAQEQQKPIGERTVMAPMAQDGLLPQEGSVLVLGGPESLAGIQSILAKHCGERAMLHDKGVTVMGRAHEGPGLALLASCHRVDRPGSVVTVLYAATPQAVAKVARLLFFYGWNNFVLFNDGAVVIRGEWPIASDRTEVRFDASNLIQ, from the coding sequence ATGATGCATCACGATCTGTTCGTACAGATCGTCCCCGAACAACATGCCCTTATCGCAACAGACCGGCTGACCCTTGAGGTGGCAGAGCCGCAGACTTCGATTCGTTTCTCGCTCGCCTCCACGCTTCAGGTTGACCGCGTGGCATTCGTGCACAGATCGTCGGGGACGGAGGTCTTGAGTGACGATGTACCGTATGAAGTCGAACATGGCTCCACGCCGGAGTCGGCGCAACATGTAACCATTCCCTCGCAGATCCTGGCTGCGGGCCTGGTGACGCTGGAGATTCACTACCATGGGGTCGTCAACGACCCGCCGCGCGATCCACGCCATCTTCGCTTTGTGACGCCCAGTGAGACGGCCGGACATATCGGGCCGGAAGGTGTCTATGTGAGCAGCGAAAGCCACTGGTATCCGGATGTTCCGGAATCGCTCGGTACCTATACGTTGCTGGTTGCGGTGCCAACGGGATGGACCTCCGTGACCCAGGGGAAGGCTGGTGAAGCGCGTGCCTGTCCGGTCGGGGTCTGCCGTCATGCTGGAATGGTGATGACGGAATGGACGGTGCCGCAGCCGAGCGAAGCGCTCACACTCGTGGCGAACAGATTCGTCACCGAGTTTCGCGATTGGACAGCCAAGACCGGTCAGAGGATTCAGCTCTCGACCTACCTCTTTCCCGATGATGCACATTTGGCCGAGGAATATCTCGAGGCCACCGCGCGGTATTTGGAGGCCTACATCCCGCTGCTGGGTCCCTATCCGTTTGAGAAGTTCGCCGTGGTGGAGAATTTCTTTGCGAGTGGGCTCGGTATGCCCTCGTTCACCCTGTTGGGGAGCGGCGTCATCAAACGGCATTATGTGCAGCCCTACGCACTCGGCCACGAGATCGTGCATTCCTGGATCGGCAACGATGTTTTCAATCGCGTCGATCGCGGAAATTGGGTGGAAGGGCTGACGACGTACTTGGCCAATTATTACTGGCACGAATTGATGGGAGATTCAGCGCAGGCACGGGATCAACGCCGCCTGATGGTGCAGGGCTACAACCTTCATGTCCCCCCGGAGCGGGACTATCCGGTCGCACAATTCACGCACAAACTGGATGAGCATGACAATGCCATCGGGTATCAAAAATCCGCCATGCTGTTTCACCTTCTGCGCCAGGAGGTGGGAGACGAGACGTTCTGGCGAGCCTTGAAGAGCTTTGTGGGGCAGTATCGTGGAAGGCATGTGGAATGGCGCGATCTTGAACAGGTCTTTGGGGAAGAGAGCCACCAGGATCTCCGATGGTTTTTTGCGCAATGGGTGGAACAGGATGGGGCGCCCATGCTGTCGTTGTCGGAGGCCGTTGCCCGTCCTGTTGCGGGGAAGCCTGGGCAGGCCGTTCAGCTCGAGGCCACGATCGTTCAATCGGGCAAGCTCTTTCGTCTTCCCCTTCAGTTATTGATTCGCATGGAGGGCGATCATGAAGAGGTTCTGACTGTGCCGCTGCGTGGGCTGCGCGAGACGATTTACATGACCCTGCCCGCTCGACCGATCTCGATTGATCTCGACCCCGAGTTCATGACCTTTCGACGGATCGACCGGCAATCGTTGCCACCGGGGCTCAATCACTATGTCACCGATCGGCGGCGGTCGGTCGTGATGGCCTTTACAGATGAGCCGGGGCATCCCTCTCTGTTTCGCGACGTGGTCGCGCGCATTGAAGCGCAAGAGCAGCAGAAACCGATTGGTGAGCGAACGGTGATGGCCCCGATGGCACAGGACGGGCTGTTGCCTCAGGAAGGTTCGGTGTTAGTATTGGGCGGCCCGGAATCTCTCGCGGGGATTCAATCGATTCTCGCCAAGCATTGCGGTGAGCGCGCGATGCTGCACGACAAGGGCGTCACGGTGATGGGACGGGCGCACGAAGGGCCTGGACTGGCCCTGCTGGCCAGTTGCCACCGGGTCGACCGCCCCGGCAGCGTCGTGACGGTGCTGTATGCGGCCACCCCTCAGGCTGTGGCGAAGGTGGCGCGGCTGCTCTTTTTTTACGGATGGAATAATTTCGTGTTGTTCAACGATGGCGCGGTCGTCATTCGTGGCGAATGGCCCATCGCCAGCGATCGTACGGAGGTGCGTTTCGATGCCAGCAATCTCATTCAGTAA